A section of the Ignisphaera sp. genome encodes:
- a CDS encoding nucleotidyltransferase domain-containing protein, whose translation MVSYVKEVIYSDEHWQTLRDKRAKGLKLLEVLMNCGYMLPIIHGSVARGDVSKDSDVDVALLYPYPIGMIKMCLEENDINVHNIRIVQPTPRHTPKVYVYLDPYEEESISIPLAPLENLEIEYYRFSGYIVRDDIIAERRVNGVNKNLLLIIPTDRGHVEIPVLGNEGYVCKILGVSIDIVKDRTEALIRRSREGHTGLFIDIDVPYFEEVEQFIEKLCINNMIFRRAVARYGLCA comes from the coding sequence ATGGTTAGCTATGTGAAAGAGGTTATATATTCAGATGAACATTGGCAGACTCTTAGAGATAAGCGAGCTAAGGGTTTAAAGCTACTTGAGGTACTTATGAACTGTGGCTATATGTTACCCATTATCCATGGCAGTGTAGCACGTGGAGATGTTTCCAAGGACAGCGATGTTGATGTGGCTTTACTTTATCCCTATCCTATCGGTATGATTAAAATGTGTCTAGAAGAGAACGATATTAATGTACATAACATTAGGATTGTTCAGCCTACACCTAGACATACACCTAAAGTATACGTATATCTAGATCCATATGAAGAAGAATCCATATCAATACCTTTAGCACCTCTTGAGAATCTTGAGATCGAGTACTACAGATTTAGCGGATATATCGTTAGAGACGATATTATAGCAGAAAGAAGGGTTAATGGGGTTAACAAGAACCTGTTACTCATAATACCAACTGATAGAGGTCATGTAGAGATACCTGTTCTAGGTAATGAGGGTTATGTCTGTAAGATATTGGGAGTATCCATAGATATTGTTAAAGATCGTACTGAAGCACTGATTAGAAGATCTCGTGAAGGTCATACAGGTTTATTTATTGATATAGATGTACCGTATTTTGAAGAAGTAGAACAATTTATAGAAAAACTCTGCATAAATAATATGATCTTCAGGAGAGCTGTGGCAAGATATGGGCTCTGCGCATAA
- the rimI gene encoding ribosomal protein S18-alanine N-acetyltransferase, whose amino-acid sequence MHIRQARIEDLDNIYRLETLCFKDPYPKELLYMLLTLYPELFLVIEQESNIIGYVAGIVRKDNFGHIISLCIHPAYRRKGLGKQLVAHIEKVFKENFNVCQYRLEVRTSNIDAISLYKKLGYSIINRISNYYPDGEDAYIMIKYVCQHNC is encoded by the coding sequence TTGCATATTAGGCAAGCTAGAATAGAAGACCTAGATAACATTTATCGTCTTGAAACATTATGTTTTAAGGATCCTTATCCTAAAGAACTTCTGTATATGTTGTTAACACTTTATCCAGAATTATTTTTAGTGATAGAACAAGAATCAAATATCATAGGATATGTGGCTGGAATTGTGAGAAAAGATAATTTTGGACATATAATCTCTCTGTGTATCCATCCAGCATACAGAAGAAAAGGATTAGGTAAACAACTTGTAGCACACATAGAGAAAGTATTTAAAGAGAATTTTAATGTTTGTCAATATCGTTTAGAGGTTAGAACCTCCAATATCGACGCCATATCTCTTTACAAAAAATTAGGTTATAGTATTATCAACAGGATCTCAAACTATTATCCAGATGGAGAAGATGCATATATAATGATTAAATATGTTTGTCAGCATAATTGTTAA
- a CDS encoding DNA polymerase II, which yields MINKEDAIDVFILDVSYEVLGNEPHVVIWGVTEDNKRVLLRDRRFRPYFYDIVEYSYSNKEKLEAIITQIKKLSIPKSPILSIEVMEKRFNGEHATALKITTLLPEYVREYRNHVSRLLGIRAVVEADIRFSMRYLIDNDIYPCTWNRFKVMRQGVSSGYRVDEKFEIVDVLGRIDRISLPTLRILAIDIEVYNPRGTPRPDRDPIIIISLMNSEKEIVKITARDKDDRNLIKEFIEYVRKYDPDIIVGYNSNQFDWPYLIDRCRHLGIKLDVSRKIGSEPSRSIYGHISIPGRVNVDLFDFAEEIAEIKVKSLDEVADYLGVMKKSKRTTVPWYEIHRYWDDEKLREILLKYSEDDIVSTYGIAEKFLPFAIQLSSVTGIPLDQVGTASVGFRLEWYLMRVAYHYGELIPNRAERPYEPYRGAIVLEPRKGIHENIAVLDFSSMYPNIMIKYNIGPDTYVRDPYLCKNNDCYEVPEIGYRFLNQPTSFLKSALESLITARKSVREQMKLYKNNEYEYRLLDARQKALKVLANACYGYMGWTGARWYCKECAEAVAAYGRQIIKMAFNLAKKYNLEIIYGDTDSIFVKYEPEKINMFIDEIERELGLEIKIDKVYKRVFFTEAKKRYVGLTSEGFIDIVGFEAVRGDWADIAKNIQEKVAEIVLKTGDYKKAVDYVRKELEDLKRSIAEGKVLIDSFIIWKTITKPIPEYEAMQPHIAVAKQLINMGYKVEVGDKIGYVICRGNGKISERARPYISTDVRDIDIDYYIEHQIIPAVIRILGYFGVTENHLKGVARSSKSLFDYSRKE from the coding sequence ATGATCAATAAAGAAGATGCCATTGATGTATTTATACTTGATGTATCTTACGAGGTTTTGGGCAACGAACCCCATGTAGTTATATGGGGGGTGACTGAAGATAATAAACGTGTACTACTTAGAGATAGAAGGTTTAGACCTTATTTCTATGATATTGTTGAATATAGTTACTCGAATAAAGAAAAGCTTGAGGCCATAATAACTCAGATTAAGAAACTCTCTATACCTAAGTCACCTATACTATCTATAGAGGTTATGGAAAAACGCTTCAATGGTGAACATGCTACAGCACTAAAAATAACAACATTGCTACCGGAGTATGTACGTGAGTATCGAAATCATGTCTCTAGATTATTAGGAATTAGGGCTGTAGTTGAAGCTGATATAAGATTCTCAATGAGGTATTTGATAGACAATGATATTTATCCATGTACATGGAATAGATTTAAAGTTATGAGACAGGGTGTATCTTCAGGCTATAGAGTAGATGAAAAATTTGAAATCGTTGATGTGCTTGGCCGCATAGACAGAATATCTTTGCCTACTCTCAGAATCCTAGCTATAGATATAGAGGTCTATAATCCTCGTGGAACTCCAAGACCTGATAGAGATCCTATAATCATAATATCACTTATGAATTCTGAAAAAGAAATAGTAAAGATTACGGCAAGAGATAAAGATGATAGAAATTTAATAAAAGAGTTCATAGAATATGTTCGCAAATATGATCCAGATATAATTGTTGGCTATAATTCTAACCAATTTGACTGGCCTTATCTTATCGATCGATGTAGACATTTAGGTATAAAGCTTGATGTATCTAGAAAAATAGGTTCAGAACCTTCCAGAAGCATCTATGGTCATATATCTATTCCTGGACGTGTAAACGTAGACTTATTTGATTTTGCTGAAGAGATAGCTGAAATAAAAGTTAAGAGTCTAGATGAAGTAGCGGATTATCTTGGGGTTATGAAGAAAAGCAAGAGAACTACTGTACCTTGGTATGAAATACACAGATATTGGGATGACGAAAAACTACGTGAGATATTACTCAAGTACTCTGAAGATGATATTGTTTCTACGTATGGTATAGCTGAAAAATTCTTGCCATTCGCAATACAACTCTCTAGCGTAACCGGCATACCATTAGATCAAGTAGGTACCGCAAGTGTAGGTTTTAGACTTGAATGGTATTTGATGCGGGTAGCATATCATTATGGAGAATTGATTCCAAATAGAGCTGAAAGACCATATGAACCTTATAGAGGAGCCATAGTTCTAGAACCAAGAAAAGGTATTCATGAAAATATTGCTGTTCTTGATTTTTCTTCAATGTATCCGAATATAATGATAAAATACAACATAGGTCCAGATACTTATGTACGTGATCCGTATTTATGTAAAAACAATGATTGTTATGAAGTTCCAGAAATTGGATACAGATTCCTGAATCAGCCAACCTCCTTCCTTAAATCTGCACTTGAATCATTAATAACAGCTAGAAAAAGCGTTAGAGAACAGATGAAATTATATAAAAACAATGAATATGAATATAGACTTCTTGATGCTAGACAAAAAGCATTAAAAGTTTTAGCAAATGCTTGTTATGGTTATATGGGTTGGACTGGTGCTAGATGGTATTGTAAAGAATGTGCAGAAGCTGTTGCAGCTTATGGTAGACAGATAATCAAGATGGCGTTTAATTTAGCCAAGAAGTATAATTTGGAAATAATATATGGAGATACAGATTCTATCTTTGTTAAATATGAGCCCGAAAAGATAAATATGTTTATAGATGAGATAGAGCGTGAACTGGGGCTTGAGATAAAGATCGATAAAGTGTATAAAAGAGTGTTCTTCACAGAAGCTAAGAAGAGGTATGTAGGTCTTACCTCAGAAGGATTCATAGATATAGTTGGATTTGAGGCTGTTAGAGGTGATTGGGCAGATATAGCTAAAAATATTCAAGAGAAGGTTGCTGAAATAGTTCTGAAGACCGGAGATTACAAAAAAGCTGTAGATTATGTTAGAAAAGAGCTTGAAGATTTAAAGAGGAGTATAGCTGAAGGAAAGGTATTAATAGACTCATTCATTATTTGGAAAACCATCACAAAACCTATACCAGAGTATGAAGCGATGCAACCTCATATTGCTGTAGCTAAACAACTCATCAATATGGGCTATAAGGTTGAGGTAGGAGATAAAATAGGGTATGTGATATGTAGAGGAAACGGAAAGATTTCCGAGAGAGCTAGACCATATATCTCTACTGATGTGCGAGATATTGACATAGATTATTACATTGAACATCAGATAATACCCGCTGTCATAAGAATACTTGGATACTTTGGGGTCACCGAAAATCACTTAAAAGGAGTGGCGAGAAGTAGTAAATCGCTTTTCGATTATAGTAGGAAGGAGTAA
- the amrS gene encoding AmmeMemoRadiSam system radical SAM enzyme has translation MPKEALLYRIIDPAKKLVECTACPRRCKIGDSLYGFCGIRWNFNGKLYLVSHGISIAVAIDPIEKKPLYHFHPGSMVYSMSTTGCSWACQFCQNWDISQRKVITGWKVSPELAVELALAYGAQGITYTYNEPVVFIEYAYDVGILAKKNNLFNTMVTNGYMTDETIDLVSKFVDAVTVDLKGHGDPELAKKICYVPNVEHVFNTLIELKRKGIFIEITDLVIPRYGEDLDKVRKLAIWITENLGPETPVHFLRFHPDYKMIDVPASSVKILEKHIEIARNEGLKHVYIGNVPGHNYEHTYCPNCGRPVIKRIGFDIVESNIQNDSRCGFCGYKLNIVGGVNPVYKTDRFVYLPLDTYTEFIHIPFNNIKNFVLGGKQ, from the coding sequence GTGCCTAAAGAAGCATTACTCTACAGAATCATAGATCCTGCCAAAAAACTTGTTGAATGTACGGCTTGTCCCAGAAGATGTAAGATAGGTGATTCTCTGTATGGTTTCTGTGGAATAAGATGGAATTTCAATGGAAAGCTTTACCTAGTTTCACATGGAATCTCTATAGCTGTTGCTATAGACCCTATAGAGAAGAAGCCCCTCTATCATTTCCATCCAGGTTCAATGGTTTACTCGATGTCTACAACAGGATGTAGTTGGGCATGCCAATTTTGTCAAAATTGGGATATATCGCAAAGGAAAGTGATAACCGGCTGGAAGGTTTCACCAGAACTTGCAGTCGAGTTAGCTTTAGCTTATGGTGCACAAGGCATTACTTATACCTATAACGAACCTGTGGTATTCATAGAATATGCATACGATGTGGGTATACTGGCAAAAAAGAATAATCTGTTTAATACCATGGTTACAAACGGTTATATGACTGATGAAACTATAGATCTTGTTTCTAAATTTGTGGATGCTGTTACAGTAGATCTTAAAGGTCATGGCGATCCAGAACTTGCTAAAAAGATTTGTTATGTACCTAATGTGGAACATGTATTTAATACTTTAATTGAATTGAAAAGAAAAGGAATATTTATTGAAATAACAGATCTAGTAATACCTAGATATGGTGAAGACCTAGATAAGGTACGTAAACTAGCTATATGGATAACAGAAAACCTAGGTCCAGAGACACCAGTACATTTCTTGAGGTTTCACCCAGATTACAAAATGATTGATGTTCCAGCATCATCAGTAAAGATTCTTGAAAAACATATAGAGATAGCTAGAAACGAGGGCTTAAAGCATGTGTATATAGGAAACGTACCTGGTCATAATTATGAACATACCTACTGTCCAAACTGCGGAAGACCAGTAATAAAAAGGATAGGGTTCGATATAGTTGAATCAAATATACAAAATGATTCGAGATGTGGTTTCTGTGGATATAAACTCAACATAGTTGGTGGTGTAAATCCTGTGTATAAAACAGACAGATTTGTTTATCTACCGTTAGATACATATACAGAGTTCATACACATACCGTTCAATAATATAAAGAATTTTGTGTTAGGTGGGAAACAATAG
- the dnaG gene encoding DNA primase DnaG, with product MVKYVIRAKIEVDGSVDKSDIIGAIFGYTEGIFGEEFDLRDLQDKGRLGRISVEVKSQDGKTVGEILVPSNLDRIETALLAALLESVERVGPYQAKIQIIDIVDIRAERLKKIMDRASEIAKKFFLEKAPDIKEVLIKISENVRTGEVILYGPEKLPAGPDIDRSDIIIIVEGRADVLNLLKYGYRNVIALEGAHGSKIPETIIKLASKKNAILFVDGDRGGELIARDVLKVADIDFIARAPSGKEVEELTGKEIAKALKNVIPAKQFLEQIEKKSTEDIIEEVKPVEEATVQQQVIEKSEEISMEIPVAVIEEGRKLVGTLEAILFDSKWNVIERLPVRDLVERLGQIDYGKVHTIVFDGIITQRLLDVASSKGIKLIIGVRLGNILRKPENIMAMTFNDIFGTFS from the coding sequence ATGGTAAAGTATGTTATAAGAGCGAAAATAGAAGTTGATGGTAGTGTAGATAAATCTGATATCATAGGAGCTATATTTGGCTATACTGAAGGTATTTTTGGTGAAGAATTCGATCTCAGAGACCTACAGGATAAAGGAAGATTGGGAAGAATAAGTGTTGAAGTAAAGTCACAAGATGGTAAAACTGTTGGGGAAATACTTGTACCATCAAATCTAGATAGAATAGAAACAGCATTACTAGCTGCATTACTTGAAAGCGTTGAACGCGTAGGTCCATATCAAGCAAAGATACAGATAATAGACATAGTCGATATTCGTGCAGAAAGACTTAAAAAAATAATGGATAGGGCTTCAGAAATAGCGAAAAAATTCTTTCTAGAAAAAGCACCAGACATTAAAGAGGTACTGATCAAAATCTCTGAAAATGTAAGAACAGGAGAGGTGATTCTCTACGGACCTGAGAAACTGCCAGCGGGGCCCGATATCGATAGAAGTGATATCATTATCATAGTTGAAGGAAGAGCCGATGTGTTAAACCTTCTTAAGTATGGCTATAGAAACGTTATAGCACTAGAGGGTGCTCATGGATCAAAGATACCGGAAACAATAATTAAATTGGCATCTAAAAAGAATGCTATATTATTTGTCGATGGTGACAGAGGAGGAGAGCTCATAGCTAGAGATGTTCTTAAGGTTGCCGACATAGATTTTATAGCTAGAGCACCTTCAGGAAAAGAAGTTGAGGAACTTACTGGTAAAGAGATTGCTAAAGCTCTAAAGAATGTTATACCAGCTAAACAATTTCTGGAACAGATAGAGAAGAAGTCTACAGAGGATATTATTGAGGAAGTTAAGCCAGTTGAAGAAGCTACGGTTCAGCAACAAGTAATTGAGAAATCCGAAGAGATATCTATGGAAATACCTGTAGCAGTAATAGAAGAAGGTAGGAAACTTGTTGGAACATTAGAGGCTATACTTTTTGACTCTAAATGGAATGTAATAGAACGTTTACCTGTAAGAGACTTGGTTGAAAGACTGGGTCAAATAGATTATGGAAAAGTGCATACAATAGTTTTTGACGGTATAATAACGCAAAGACTGCTTGATGTTGCTTCAAGCAAGGGTATCAAACTCATTATAGGCGTTAGATTGGGTAACATATTAAGAAAACCTGAAAACATAATGGCTATGACTTTTAACGACATATTTGGAACATTTTCATAA
- a CDS encoding site-2 protease family protein, translated as MNNALDILVFFAIFTVVTTLLNVYTRGKQLTLHRLRLQFIVGGVLLFIGKKRTPHFSRPIDRKFHILFVIVTLLGIILFYSVFVPEIVKFVKSFLEYATGTSSIAPQPVMVPVPLLFKFQDIVPYLFIAIGIAVIVHEFMHAFIAIMEGVSIKSWGIGLMFFMPLAFVELDENSFNNSSRRSKINIVSAGIFGNAITTLIIFLILLTINTLTPMIIGIPSITVAITSINCSICNTSLCPARVANLKPNTIIVAINNISIDSINKFVSVVQELPIGSNISIDICDYNGFCESLNIYLNAHKKDSETIPCIGAVFDSATVFIKNGKLYRLPWFENLVFLLTTILVINFSLFVVNAIPLFITDGALFLKYSIDQSSKFSKIVSMKIIDILNALIIIVATSLSSYILLSG; from the coding sequence TTGAATAACGCATTGGATATACTGGTATTTTTCGCAATATTTACTGTTGTTACAACATTATTAAATGTTTATACACGAGGTAAGCAATTAACTTTACATAGATTGAGACTACAATTTATTGTAGGAGGTGTTCTCCTGTTTATAGGTAAGAAAAGAACTCCCCACTTCTCTAGACCAATAGATAGAAAATTCCACATATTATTCGTAATTGTGACACTCCTCGGCATAATTTTATTCTATTCTGTATTTGTTCCAGAGATAGTAAAGTTTGTGAAATCATTTTTAGAATATGCAACTGGAACTTCCTCTATAGCGCCTCAACCAGTAATGGTGCCGGTGCCACTACTCTTTAAGTTTCAAGATATAGTTCCATACCTATTTATAGCTATAGGCATAGCAGTAATAGTGCATGAATTTATGCATGCATTTATAGCAATTATGGAAGGAGTATCAATTAAGAGCTGGGGTATTGGACTAATGTTCTTTATGCCGTTAGCTTTTGTTGAGCTAGATGAAAATAGTTTTAACAATTCTTCAAGAAGATCGAAAATAAATATAGTTTCTGCAGGCATTTTTGGTAATGCTATAACCACGCTAATTATCTTCTTAATTTTATTAACAATAAATACACTTACACCTATGATCATTGGCATACCATCTATAACCGTAGCGATAACATCTATTAATTGCTCTATCTGTAATACATCACTATGTCCAGCTAGAGTAGCAAATCTGAAACCGAATACCATAATAGTGGCAATCAATAATATCTCCATAGATAGTATTAACAAATTTGTATCAGTAGTACAAGAGCTTCCCATAGGTTCAAATATATCAATAGATATCTGTGACTATAATGGATTCTGTGAATCTTTAAACATATACTTGAATGCTCATAAGAAAGATAGTGAAACAATACCATGTATAGGAGCTGTTTTTGATTCTGCTACTGTATTTATAAAAAATGGTAAGCTATATAGATTGCCATGGTTTGAGAATTTAGTATTTTTACTAACAACTATATTGGTAATAAACTTCAGCCTCTTCGTGGTAAATGCTATACCGTTATTCATAACTGATGGTGCTTTATTTCTAAAATATTCAATTGATCAATCTTCAAAATTTAGCAAGATCGTGTCCATGAAAATTATCGATATATTGAATGCATTGATAATTATTGTAGCCACTAGTCTTTCATCATATATATTGCTTTCAGGGTAG
- a CDS encoding TatD family hydrolase, which yields MVDAHCHIHEFPNEEIKDIGKLVTYLIAVSDDHRSSIRTLDLAKRYRWIIPSVGLHPWSVDADSIDEAKKISDLAREKGNEIRILGEVGLDKRFKQDTYHHQLKVFEIFIELAKEMNMILNIHAAGAWREVLNILAKNDIPMAIIHWYTGPLELIKEINDRGYLITVNPTIAIQQKQRDVIAQAPIDLILVESDAPYKYKGLELHPKHIPNVIKHIAMIKKISEEEVHEAISRNIYKLLKHI from the coding sequence ATCGTTGATGCTCACTGTCACATCCATGAGTTTCCTAATGAGGAAATCAAAGATATAGGAAAGCTGGTAACATATCTTATAGCTGTGAGTGATGATCATCGATCATCTATAAGAACACTAGACCTTGCGAAAAGATATAGATGGATCATACCATCTGTGGGCTTGCATCCCTGGTCTGTAGATGCAGACTCTATTGATGAAGCAAAAAAGATATCAGATCTAGCTAGAGAAAAAGGTAACGAAATTAGAATTCTAGGTGAAGTAGGTTTAGACAAGAGGTTTAAGCAGGATACGTATCACCATCAATTAAAAGTTTTCGAGATATTTATCGAGTTAGCCAAAGAAATGAATATGATTTTAAATATTCATGCAGCGGGTGCTTGGAGGGAGGTACTTAATATACTTGCTAAAAATGATATACCTATGGCTATAATTCATTGGTATACAGGTCCCTTAGAACTTATTAAAGAGATAAACGATAGAGGTTATTTAATAACGGTAAATCCTACAATAGCTATTCAACAAAAGCAGAGAGATGTAATAGCACAGGCCCCTATAGACCTAATATTGGTTGAAAGCGATGCTCCCTATAAATACAAAGGCCTAGAGTTACATCCAAAACACATACCTAATGTCATTAAACACATAGCTATGATTAAAAAAATTAGTGAAGAAGAGGTACATGAAGCTATTTCAAGAAACATTTACAAGTTGCTGAAACACATATAG